The Alteribacter populi genomic sequence TTTAATTTCTTCACCGGTTCGATCACCGATTAATAGATTGTAGTTTTTGCGTACATAGTGAACAATATCTTCATCCATCTGGTCACCACCAACGCGAATAGAATTACAGGACACAACACCACCGAAGGAAATAATTGCCACTTCAGTCGTTCCACCACCAATATCCACAACGACGTTAGCGATTGGCTCTTCGACAGGAAGGTCTGCACCAATTGCAGCGGCAACAGGTTCTTCAATTAAATCTACATGCTTGGCACCACAGTTCTTTACAGCATCATGAATAGCTCGTCTTTCTACTGAAGTAGAGCCAGAAGGAGTACAAACAACTACACTTGGCTTGCGAACTGAAAAGCCGAGTTTTTTGCTTACTTTTTTCATGATTTCCTTGAGCATACTCGTTGTTACTTGATAGTCAGCGATCACGCCGTCTTTCAATGGACGAATCGCAACAATATTCTCAGGAGTTTTGCCGACCATATTTTTTGCATCATTTCCGATAGCAAGTACATTTTTGGTTTGCAAGTCTATAGCAACAACAGATGGTTCGTTAAGTACGATCCCTTTGTTTTTTGTATATACTAATATGTTCGCGGTTCCTAAGTCGATCCCGATTTGTGTATTTGAAAACATGTGAAATCCTCCAAGTATCTTAATTTACATTTATTATATATCTTCTTTGACTCTACCAGATTTGTAGGGGTTGAAAAGACATTAAATTATGGAAAAATGTCAGAGAGTATGTCATTTCCCGGGAAAAGAATGATGCTTTTTCCACTATTTTGTAACACTATAATATATATGAAGAAATATTGGCAGAAAATGCAGGATATTGGAATAAAGCCGACTTTTTCGATATGATTTAAATATTAAAATTTCTAAGTAGGTGGTCACATGTGCGGAAAACGAGATACATTTTTGTTAAATGCTGAGCAAAAAGAACGAGCTGAAGTCATTGAAGCCTTACTTCCTAAATTTAGAAAACGAGCCGACAAGCTTGACGAAAATGCAGAGTTTCCTTTCGAAAATTTTGCTGACCTGAAGGCTGAAGGGATCTTTCACCTTACCGTACCGAAAAGGTTCGGTGGAGATGAAGTATCGCTTTACGATTACCTTTTAGTTCAAGAACAAATTGCCCAAGGAGATGCTGCTACATCTTTAAGTCTTGGCTGGCATAATGGAATTATTATGCAGCTGAAAGATACACAGAAATGGGAAGAGGAAAGGTTTCAATTTATTTGTGAGGAAGTGGTTAAAGACGGCGTACTTCTAAATAGTGCAGCGACTGAGCCCGCTACTGGAAGTCCTGCAAGAGGAGGGAAGCCGGAAACGACAGCAAAACGAGTTGGAGAGAACCAATATGAAATTTCCGGCAAGAAAACGTTTACTTCACTAGCACCTATTTTAGATTACTTTATCGTTACGGTGAAGATAGAGGAGACGGATGAAGTTGGAGAGTTTCTAATTCCGAGAAATAGTAAAGGACTTCGTATTGAAGAGACGTGGGATACTCTTGGAATGCGGGCGACGCGTAGTGATGATCTCATTCTTGACCGTGTAAAGGTTAGTGCAGAGGCTTGGGTGGCCACTCGTCACCCGGGACATGGCAGTGGACCACAAGGCTGGCTCCTCCACATACCTGCTTGTTATTTGGGAGTGGCAAAAGCAGCAAGAGATGATGCTATCGAATTTGCGAAGACATATCAGCCTAGCAGCCTCAATCATCCTATAAAAGATGTGCCAGAAGTCAGAAGAAAGACCGCGGAAATGGATATTGAGCTTATGAAAGCAAGACATTTTATGTATCACATAGCTGAATTGTGGGACCGTTATCCTGAACAAAGAAGCCATTTGGGAGCAGAACTAGCAGCGGTTAAAACGGTGGCAACCAATGCGGCAGTTCAAGTAGTCGACTTAGCGATGAGAATCGTCGGAGGCCAAAGTTTATTCAAATCGAAACCATTTGAGCGCTATTATCGTGATGTTCGGTCGGGACTACACAACCCTCCATCTGATGACATCACGACCATGATTTTAGCCAATCGAGCATTTCCAAAAGAAGGTCATTAACTTGAGAAAGGAGCTGATCCGATTAGGCAGCTCCTTTCATTATTAAGATATATGAGTATGTCATTAGCTCAGAAATCATTCATATTAAAAGCAACAATACATACGAAAAGAGCCATAATTAAAAGTGAAATAGTAAACATGTCTGATGCCTTCATAATTTTGAGCAAAGGGGATAATCATTTTAAGATAAATAAAAGGCCGGCCGTTACACTGTTTCTCTGATCTGTTACTCATCCAAAGCCTCAATGGATTCAGCTTCCGCTTGAGCAGGATAACTTTCCATAATAGTGGAAGTGCTGACACGAACGAGCTGTCCTTCTTCATATTGCTTTGTATGTTCTACCCCGCTAAACCAGTAAGCACCGCCAACATCGGCATTGAGAATGTTTTCTCCGCTTATTTCAACCGCTTCCTCTTTTGAAATATTTTCGACTACTAAGAAGGATTCATCTGAGATCTCAACGATTCGACCTTCAATACCGGTTTGATCTTCGGGTTCAATTTTCATGATTCCCGTTTTCTAAACCACAAGCTCCTAATGTAAAAAAGCCTAATAGAAGTATGGTTGGTTTCAACAAAAACCACACAAGTCATCAGCTCCTTTGCTTCTTTGATGGTAAATGTGTGATTGTTGTTTCAACTCTGAAGGTATAAAATAATTATAATAAGGAGGAGATTTCGCAGAATGATAAAAGGCAAAGTACGATCTTTAAATGTCGGGAAAGCGAAGACAATTTCAAGGGACGGAGAAAAAGAAATACTGTCTGCCATTGTAAAAAGACCTGTATCTGAAGCGTTATTTTTGTCTAAAGTCAAGCTTCTTGGAGACGAGCAAGCCGACCTGATTAACCATGGTGGAGAAGATAAAGCGGTGTGTGTTTATTCCTACGAGCATTATAATTATTGGCACAAAAAACTTAATAAATCTATGGAACCCGGGGCATTTGGAGAAAACATTACAGTGATGGATTTGTTAGAGACAAATGTTTGTATTGGAGATACCTTCAAGTGGGGGGAGGCTGTAGTACAGGTATGTCAACCACGTCATCCGTGCTATAAGTTAGCGAAGCGTCATCAAGTAAAAGAACTTCCCCTTTATGTTCAAGAGACCGGTTATTCAGGGTTTTATTTACGGGTGTTAAAGGAGGGAACCGTCACAGTTGACGATCCCCTATTGCTCACTGATCGTCAAACAGAAACGACGATTGCTCAGGTGAACAGACTTAACTTTCAAGATCAAGACAATGTTGAAGGATTACAAGCATTAGTAGAACTTCCTCAGCTTGCCGATAGTTGGCGTAGTATTGTTGAGAAACGTCTACAAATGCTAATCTGAAATAAATGAAGACAGGTGCTACCGCGGTAGCACCTGCCCATCGTTCAAGCTTCGTTCTTAAATCAACATTCCTGCAATCGAGGCACTAAGAAGTGATGCAAGCATACCCGCAGTAATCGCGCGAATACCCATGCGTGCGATGTCTTTGCGTCGTTCAGGTGCAAGTTTTCCTAATCCGCCAAGCAAAATGCCTAAACTAGATAAGTTGGCAAAACCGCAAAGCGCAAATGTGATAATGGCTACGGATTTAGGTGAGAGGTTTTCAATTTCTGGTGCAAAAGCTAGGTAAGCGACAAATTCATTTAAAACAAGCTTTTGACCGATAAAACCACCAGCATAGATCGCTTCATCAAAAGGGACGCCAATGGCTATTGCAAGTGGGGCAAATGCGTATCCTAAAATTTGTTCTATCGTAAGACCTTCGACATTAAACAAGCTGCCAATACCCCCAAGAATGCCGTTGGCTAAGGCAATTAGCGCGATGAAGGCAATTAACATCGCACCGATATTTAGTGCAAGCTGTAAACCAACACTGGCACCTCGTGCGGCAGCGTCTATCACGTTAGCGGAATCCGTGTCTTTTTCCATTTCTAAGTTTTCTGCTCGCTCCTCGTGATTCGTTTCAGGCACCATTATTTTTGCTAAAATTAATGCTGCAGGTGCAGCCATAAAGCTTGCAGCTAGAAGGTAGTCAAGTGGAACGCCAAGGATCGCATAACCAACAAGAACAGAACCGGCAACCGAGGCTAACCCCCCGGTCATAATGGCAAAGAGCTCGGAATTTGTCATTTTAGCGATGTATGGTTTGACGACGAGCGGTGCTTCTGTTTGCCCTAAAAAGATGTTCGCAGCAGCGGATAATGATTCTGTTTTACTCGTTCCTAATATTTTGGCTAAAAAGCCACCTAATATTTTAACAACCCATTGCATTAAGCCGACATAATAAAGGACGGATAAAAGAGAAGAGAAGAAGATAACAACCGGTAATACTTCAAACGCAAAGACCATACCGACATTTTCTGCTTCAAAAATCCCGCCAAATAGAAAGTCGATTCCCTCATTTGCATACTCAATAACCTGCGAAACACCATACGTTAACCATTCTAACGCGGCTTTTCCTGCTTCCCATTTTAATACGATAAATGCAAAGGTGATTTGAATCGCCAAACCACCTAAAACAGTTCTTAAACTAATGGCTTTTCTATTTGTTGAGAGTAGAAAAGCAATCCCTAATACAACGAAAATACCAAAAATACCCCATAATATGTCCACTTCGTTCACTCCTTATGTATAATAACTCAGATCATAACTCTCCAAAAGTAGGCTATCCTCATTGCATTCATACTTTAGTTATTGAATATTTTTAGAGTACGTAAAAGCCCTTACATAATAAGGTCTACAACTTCAGGCGTTTTTATGTCTGAAAAAAATGCACAAGTTGAATCGTACCAAACGATTGAAACTGTGTAAATGTTATAATAAAAAAATATAGATTCCTGTTAAAAAGGGAGGATTACATTGAAATATAATGGTAAATATGGATGCCCGGACCATGACCCCCGGTTTAAAATTGCCAATCGTGAAGCAATCATCGGTGTCATTCTCGTCATAATAAATTTTGCTTGGTGGTATGGATTTGCTTATGGTATGGGCTCAAAACCTGTAGAGGAATACACATTTATTTTTGGGATGCCTGCATGGTTTTTTTACAGTTGTGTTGTAGGCTTTTTGTTAATGGTCGTCCTTGTGACGGTCGTTGTGAAGTTTTACTTTAAGGATGTTTCGTTTGATGAAGAAGAGGAGGGTGAGGATCGATGAATACTCCGGTAATCACAGCCCTCTTCGGGTTTCTTATCCTAATTTTTGCAATTGGATTCTGGTCATCAAAGAATGTGAATCGAAAAGGAAGCGGGTTTTTGCAAGAATATTTTCTCGGAAGCCGTGAGCTTGGCGGGTTTATTTTAGCGATGACGATGATTGCTACATACGGCAGTGCCTCAAGCTTTGTTGGTGGGCCTGGAGTTGCCTATACTCAAGGACTTGGCTGGGTGCTCCTAGCGATGGCTCAAGTAGCAACAGGGTACTTTGTCCTTATGGTTCTTGGTAAAAAGTTTGCGATTATGGCGAGAAAGTATAAAGCTATTACTCTTGTTGACTTTTTAAAACATCGATATAACAGTAAGTGGGTCGTCCTATTTTCGGCTTTTAGCATTATTATTTTCCTATTTTCAGCAATGGCGGCTCAGTGGGTAGGCGGCGCTCGATTAATTGAATCTTTAACCGGCTTAACGTATACGTCAGCATTGTTTATTTTTGCGGTCGCCGTTCTTCTGTATGTGATTATCGGCGGATTCCGAGCTGTAGTGGTGACAGACACTGTACAAGGCGTGGTCATGTTTGTCGGAACATTGATTATCCTAATCGGGACGATCATAGCCGGTGGGGGGATTACCAACATCATGTCTGATTTGATGGCAGAGAATCCGAACCTCGTGACGCCGTTCGGTCATGATGGCAGTTTAACGCCTGCTTACGTGTCTTCGTTTTGGATCCTCGTCGGTGTCGGAGTTGTAGCCCTTCCTCAAGTAACTGTTCGTGCAATGTCGTATCGAAATAGTCAGGCGATGCATCGAGCGCTTATTGTCGGGACAATTGTGGTTGGCTTTATTATGCTTGGAATGCACTTAATCGGTGTGTTCGCGCGTCCAATTCTTCCTGGTGTCGATGTTCCTGATCAAGTGATGCCGATGATAGCGATGGAAGTGCTTCCAGCTTGGCTTGCTGGAATTGTGTTAGCAGCACCTTTGGCAGCTATCATGTCCACTGTCGATTCACTATTACTTATTGTTAGCTCGGCCGTTGTGAAAGACGTCTATTTAAACTATGTAAAACCTGATGCTTCAAATGAACGAGTAAGAAAAATCAGTTTTGGCGTGACAGCTGTGTTAGGCGTCCTTGTTTTCGGATTAGCTTTAAGCCCACCTGACCTTCTTATTTGGCTTAATCTTTTTGCTTTTGGAGGTCTTGAGGCTGCTTTTATCTGGCCTGTCATTATGGGTCTCTATTGGAAACGTGCCAATAAATACGGAGCTTTGTCTTCCATGGTCGTTGGAGCTACCTCTTACCTACTCATCCATCAATTTTGGACCGATCCGTTTGGGATGCACTCCGTCGTTCTTCCAGTCTTGCTGTCGTTTATCTGTTTTGTCATTGGAAGTCTTGTTACGCAACATAAAAATGTAAGAGAGCTTGCTCTTTAAAACTCCCCCTGAAAAGGAGAACGTATTTTATGGAACGCAACCTTCAAAAGTCAGCCATCTATGGTTTTTTACTCACACTCGGCTTAGCGATCTTATTTGTCGATTATAAAGAAACATATAGCAATGGATCTTCAGTGGTTACGACTTATGTTCCCGTTTATGATTATGTCATTTCTCTGCTTCGCTATAGCGTGGTTGGTAGTTTTATCGGGCTCGTTGTCGGCTGGTGGCATCAGAAGTCTAAGGTAAAAAAAGAAGGCAAGTCTTACTATCTAGAAGTGTTTGTCGCTGTATTCGTATTAGCGATAGCAGCAAGCCTGCTTTTTTCAATGCTTGGGATTTGATAAAGGGATATAGATAGGGGCTTGTTCTGGCACCCATTTTTTGAACGTGAATGAACGTCATCATTCACGTTTTTCTTGATGTATTGCTTTTCGGTTCCACGATAAAGGTTGAAACTTAACCAAAAGCTCAATCGTAACCAATCATAACGAATCACAAAAGAGAGGAATGAGCAGTATTGACAGCATGGTCCCCTACTAAAAAGATCGAACAATTGTCATTTAATGAGCATTCACTGAAAAGAGCAACGGCGTGGACATTTTTAGATACGAAAACACGTCTATTAATTGCGGCAATGTATGCAAATCAGGAACGTAAATTAGATGGCAAAGCCTTTAAAAAGTTTGCCGATTGGATTAAAAAAGAATCGTCAGCCTGGTCTTATTTACGATCTAACCTTCGTTTCTCTGTCGCAGCGAACTTAGATTTACAAACGGAAGATCCGAAACGAGCCTTCAAAACGATGATGAAAATATACGATCAACTCGTATCAGCAGGCTTTCAGCGTCATAATGGAACGTATCTCGGAGCACTCTCTTTTACGCTTCAACATCCGGAAGCTGACCAGCCATTTATCGATGAACAGTGTGAGCGAGCAATCACTCTTTTTCGCGGCTTGAAAAAACAGCAATACCTACTTACCAACACGTATGATTATCCACTCATCGTTCTACTTGCACTATCACGAGAAGCTGATATTGACAAGATCGTCGATGAAGTATCGCTGAAATATGATGCATTAAGACAGGGGAATTGGAAGCGAGGAAACGACTTGCAAGGGCTAACTCACATTTTGTCTCTTGATGAAGAGTCGCATGATAATGAAATGATTCAAAAGGTCAATCACCTTTATGAAGATTGGGAACGCATCATGGGGAGAGTTAAGCCCGCATATTACAGTGAAATCGGTGTACTCGCCGTGAGAAAAGCTGTGCGTGAGGATCTTGTCACCGTCCAAGAAACACGGGATCACATCCTTTCTCTTAAATCCTTCCGTTGGCACAAAGATCTTTCCACGCAAATTGCGACTCAGTTTATAGCGGGAACAGATCTTGCAGAGTCACCGATAGAAGGACATATGGTTACAACCATGGCCATTTTGCAACAAGCTGAAATGGCGGCAATGATGGCTTCAATTACAGCAAGCACCGCAGCAACAAATAGTAACAATTAGCATGGGATACTCCATAATGGGGGAGAGTCAGGGATGAAAGACTCTTTCATTAAGGCTGTTTTCGGAAAGTTTGTTGCTTTTTGAGCGCTTTTTCAAGTTAAATGATGTTACGGACAAATGAATTTGTCCTCCACTATCAATTGACTTGAAAAAGCTGTCACGCTATGCGTGACAGGGCAAGCATGCACTTGCCTACGCTCTAAAAACAAATAGCAACAATCTTTTAGAAAAGAGCCTTTATTAAAGCTTTTTGCTATTAGAGCGTTGCTAGGTTTTCTACGATTATGCAAGCATCAGTGAATGGTGGAATAGAAGGTAGAAAATTGAAAAATAGAAGGGCTAAATAACTAATAATAGAAAAGGAATATCTCTATAATTGTCGAAGAAGGTAAATTTAGGACGTTATTATAAAGGAAGATGATATTTGGAGGGATGACTTATGCCTGTTTACAATAAACTTGTTCGTGATCGTATTCCAGAGGTGATTGAAAGTACTGGAAAAAAAGCAAACTTTATGACTTTAAATGAGGCAGATTTTGCTCAGCAAGCAAAAGAAAAATTAAAAGAAGAGGTAGAAGAGTATTTCAACGCCGAATCTGATAGAGATTCTATTGAAGAATTAGCGGATATTATGGAACTTTTACATAGCCTTGCTGGAATTCATGGAGCAACACCAGAAGAACTGGAAAAGGTGCGCGTTCGAAAAGCAAAAAACCGAGGAGCATTCAATAAATGGTTATTTTTAAAAGAGGTTGAAGATGAGTAAGGTAAAGCTTATAACAGAGCAATTAATCGATGATATTACGGATGATATTGAGAAGGCAACAGCGGTTTACATGCTTGTATCGTTTTCGATGAAATCAGGGGTGAGTCTCCTTGCTCCTGCTTTAAAAAGAGCAGCCGAACGAGGAGCTGAAATCAAAATCTGCACTGGTGACTATATGTATGTGACACAACCCGAGGCGCTCAAGATGCTTCATTCCATTCATCCGGACATCACGATTCGCTTGTGGAAAGGAAAAGGAAGATCTTTTCACCCAAAGGCTTATTTAATGAACTTTGAGCAGGAAGAAGGAGTACTTTATGTAGGTTCTTCTAATTTATCCGGGTCAGCGCTAACGAATGGAATAGAGTGGAATGTATCTGTAGAACGTTCAGCCGCAGAGGAAAGCTTTGATCTTGCTCTAGAAAAATTCATGAATATTTATCTTCACGAACAAACGGTACCAGTAAATAGCGAAACGATTTCGACTTACGAAAAGGATTATGAAGAAGCGCACCAATCCTTACCTGACCATTTTAAAGAATGGTTAAAAGAACAAGAAATTCCCCTTATGTTTAATGAACAAGCAGTCGATCACGAGAGTGTTGTGCAGGAAGAAAGAGAGTCTTATGTAAACAAAAAAGAAATTTCTCCGCGACATGCACAATTAGAAGCATTAGAATCGCTAGAGCGGACAGTGGAAGAGGATTACTCAAAAGCGATGGTCGTTATGGCTACTGGGCTTGGTAAAACCTACTTAGCAGGTTTTTTTGCACAAAAATATAAGCGAGTACTCTTTGTCGCACATCGGGAAGAAATCCTTTATCAAGCAAAGAAATCGTTCGATCATATTATGCCAGACAAAACTAAAGGAATCGTCAATGGTCAATTCAAAGATAGAGATTGTGAACATGTTTTTGCCTCAATATTTACGCTTGCTCGTGATAAGGAACTGCACAAACTTGACCGACAAGACTTTGATCTTGTCATTGTCGATGAATTTCATCATGCAGCAGCAAATTCTTATCAATCTCTATTAGAGTATTTTCAACCGAAATTTCTATTAGGTTTAACCGCTACACCCGACCGTATGGATGGAAAAGATGTTTTTAATTTGTGTGATGGAAATGTTGCCTATCAATTACATTTTATCGATGCTATTCAAAAAAAGTGGCTAAGTCCTTTTCATTACTACGGAGTTTACGAAGACACAGACTATTCTCAAATAACATGGTTAGGGACAAGATATGATGAGGAGGAGCTTTTAGCTGCTCAATTAAAAGAAAGTATGGCAGAACATATATTTAAGTCATGGAAAAAACATAAACAATCCAGAACACTAGCTTTTTGCTCTTCTGTCAAACAGGCAGAATTTTTAAATCGTTATTTCCGTTCAAAAGGAGTCCGGTCTGTAAGTCTTACTGCTCAGTCAAGAGAGATGACACGGCCTGAAGCGATAAAAAGGATTAGTAACGAGGAATTAGAGGTTATTTTTACAGTTAATTTATTCAATGAAGGTACAGATATTCCTTCGATTGATACACTTCTTTTTGTTCGCCCTACGGAATCACTTACTGTATTTACGCAACAAGTGGGAAGAGGGCTCCGTTTATTTGATGGAAAGAAACATTGTGTAATCATTGATCTGATAGGAAACTATCGAAATGCAGATATTAAGCTCCAACTATTTAATGTGGAGCGAGAGAAGGAAACTAAAACGAGTAAAGCAAAGGTGTTACCGGAAATACCGGCAAATTGCTATCTCGAATTGGATACCACAGTCATCGATTTATTTAAAGAATTAAAACGTAAACAACAGCCTCGTAAACAAAAGATTGTGGTTGCTTACGAAGGGTTAAAAGAAGAATTGGGCAGAAGACCAACCTATTTAGAGTTTCACAGACAAGCGAACGAGGACAGTAAAGCTATTAAACAAGAGTTTGGTTCTT encodes the following:
- the mreBH gene encoding rod-share determining protein MreBH, producing MFSNTQIGIDLGTANILVYTKNKGIVLNEPSVVAIDLQTKNVLAIGNDAKNMVGKTPENIVAIRPLKDGVIADYQVTTSMLKEIMKKVSKKLGFSVRKPSVVVCTPSGSTSVERRAIHDAVKNCGAKHVDLIEEPVAAAIGADLPVEEPIANVVVDIGGGTTEVAIISFGGVVSCNSIRVGGDQMDEDIVHYVRKNYNLLIGDRTGEEIKMTIAYALLDHEELSMDVRGRDLVTGLPKTITLHSREIQGAIRESLLSILEAIRATLEDCPPELSGDIVDRGVILTGGGALLNGIQDWLSDEIVVPVHVAPNPLESVAIGTGRSLNVIHKLQKAAR
- a CDS encoding acyl-CoA dehydrogenase family protein, whose product is MCGKRDTFLLNAEQKERAEVIEALLPKFRKRADKLDENAEFPFENFADLKAEGIFHLTVPKRFGGDEVSLYDYLLVQEQIAQGDAATSLSLGWHNGIIMQLKDTQKWEEERFQFICEEVVKDGVLLNSAATEPATGSPARGGKPETTAKRVGENQYEISGKKTFTSLAPILDYFIVTVKIEETDEVGEFLIPRNSKGLRIEETWDTLGMRATRSDDLILDRVKVSAEAWVATRHPGHGSGPQGWLLHIPACYLGVAKAARDDAIEFAKTYQPSSLNHPIKDVPEVRRKTAEMDIELMKARHFMYHIAELWDRYPEQRSHLGAELAAVKTVATNAAVQVVDLAMRIVGGQSLFKSKPFERYYRDVRSGLHNPPSDDITTMILANRAFPKEGH
- a CDS encoding DUF3221 domain-containing protein, which produces MKIEPEDQTGIEGRIVEISDESFLVVENISKEEAVEISGENILNADVGGAYWFSGVEHTKQYEEGQLVRVSTSTIMESYPAQAEAESIEALDE
- a CDS encoding MOSC domain-containing protein — encoded protein: MIKGKVRSLNVGKAKTISRDGEKEILSAIVKRPVSEALFLSKVKLLGDEQADLINHGGEDKAVCVYSYEHYNYWHKKLNKSMEPGAFGENITVMDLLETNVCIGDTFKWGEAVVQVCQPRHPCYKLAKRHQVKELPLYVQETGYSGFYLRVLKEGTVTVDDPLLLTDRQTETTIAQVNRLNFQDQDNVEGLQALVELPQLADSWRSIVEKRLQMLI
- a CDS encoding NupC/NupG family nucleoside CNT transporter, with translation MDILWGIFGIFVVLGIAFLLSTNRKAISLRTVLGGLAIQITFAFIVLKWEAGKAALEWLTYGVSQVIEYANEGIDFLFGGIFEAENVGMVFAFEVLPVVIFFSSLLSVLYYVGLMQWVVKILGGFLAKILGTSKTESLSAAANIFLGQTEAPLVVKPYIAKMTNSELFAIMTGGLASVAGSVLVGYAILGVPLDYLLAASFMAAPAALILAKIMVPETNHEERAENLEMEKDTDSANVIDAAARGASVGLQLALNIGAMLIAFIALIALANGILGGIGSLFNVEGLTIEQILGYAFAPLAIAIGVPFDEAIYAGGFIGQKLVLNEFVAYLAFAPEIENLSPKSVAIITFALCGFANLSSLGILLGGLGKLAPERRKDIARMGIRAITAGMLASLLSASIAGMLI
- a CDS encoding YhdT family protein: MKYNGKYGCPDHDPRFKIANREAIIGVILVIINFAWWYGFAYGMGSKPVEEYTFIFGMPAWFFYSCVVGFLLMVVLVTVVVKFYFKDVSFDEEEEGEDR
- the panF gene encoding sodium/pantothenate symporter; translation: MNTPVITALFGFLILIFAIGFWSSKNVNRKGSGFLQEYFLGSRELGGFILAMTMIATYGSASSFVGGPGVAYTQGLGWVLLAMAQVATGYFVLMVLGKKFAIMARKYKAITLVDFLKHRYNSKWVVLFSAFSIIIFLFSAMAAQWVGGARLIESLTGLTYTSALFIFAVAVLLYVIIGGFRAVVVTDTVQGVVMFVGTLIILIGTIIAGGGITNIMSDLMAENPNLVTPFGHDGSLTPAYVSSFWILVGVGVVALPQVTVRAMSYRNSQAMHRALIVGTIVVGFIMLGMHLIGVFARPILPGVDVPDQVMPMIAMEVLPAWLAGIVLAAPLAAIMSTVDSLLLIVSSAVVKDVYLNYVKPDASNERVRKISFGVTAVLGVLVFGLALSPPDLLIWLNLFAFGGLEAAFIWPVIMGLYWKRANKYGALSSMVVGATSYLLIHQFWTDPFGMHSVVLPVLLSFICFVIGSLVTQHKNVRELAL
- a CDS encoding DUF4003 family protein, which translates into the protein MTAWSPTKKIEQLSFNEHSLKRATAWTFLDTKTRLLIAAMYANQERKLDGKAFKKFADWIKKESSAWSYLRSNLRFSVAANLDLQTEDPKRAFKTMMKIYDQLVSAGFQRHNGTYLGALSFTLQHPEADQPFIDEQCERAITLFRGLKKQQYLLTNTYDYPLIVLLALSREADIDKIVDEVSLKYDALRQGNWKRGNDLQGLTHILSLDEESHDNEMIQKVNHLYEDWERIMGRVKPAYYSEIGVLAVRKAVREDLVTVQETRDHILSLKSFRWHKDLSTQIATQFIAGTDLAESPIEGHMVTTMAILQQAEMAAMMASITASTAATNSNN
- a CDS encoding nucleoside triphosphate pyrophosphohydrolase, coding for MPVYNKLVRDRIPEVIESTGKKANFMTLNEADFAQQAKEKLKEEVEEYFNAESDRDSIEELADIMELLHSLAGIHGATPEELEKVRVRKAKNRGAFNKWLFLKEVEDE
- a CDS encoding DEAD/DEAH box helicase family protein, with the protein product MSKVKLITEQLIDDITDDIEKATAVYMLVSFSMKSGVSLLAPALKRAAERGAEIKICTGDYMYVTQPEALKMLHSIHPDITIRLWKGKGRSFHPKAYLMNFEQEEGVLYVGSSNLSGSALTNGIEWNVSVERSAAEESFDLALEKFMNIYLHEQTVPVNSETISTYEKDYEEAHQSLPDHFKEWLKEQEIPLMFNEQAVDHESVVQEERESYVNKKEISPRHAQLEALESLERTVEEDYSKAMVVMATGLGKTYLAGFFAQKYKRVLFVAHREEILYQAKKSFDHIMPDKTKGIVNGQFKDRDCEHVFASIFTLARDKELHKLDRQDFDLVIVDEFHHAAANSYQSLLEYFQPKFLLGLTATPDRMDGKDVFNLCDGNVAYQLHFIDAIQKKWLSPFHYYGVYEDTDYSQITWLGTRYDEEELLAAQLKESMAEHIFKSWKKHKQSRTLAFCSSVKQAEFLNRYFRSKGVRSVSLTAQSREMTRPEAIKRISNEELEVIFTVNLFNEGTDIPSIDTLLFVRPTESLTVFTQQVGRGLRLFDGKKHCVIIDLIGNYRNADIKLQLFNVEREKETKTSKAKVLPEIPANCYLELDTTVIDLFKELKRKQQPRKQKIVVAYEGLKEELGRRPTYLEFHRQANEDSKAIKQEFGSYPGFLNWADELTDLEKAAFSEGTDWLEEVERTSMSKSYKMVVLFFILERGQQEWLKPVKPDEVAPFFIDYFMAKEYRKRVDFNDKTTRSLTVNKAAKLIRSMPMTKWSGSSKGLLSFEDDVFSLNFQLSAESERHIYEWTLQICEFRLESYFEKKNQRLENNRH